One Thermococcus kodakarensis KOD1 genomic window carries:
- a CDS encoding PEP/pyruvate-binding domain-containing protein: MFVRSLSAGGSVNEIGNKAHRLSILARYFNVPTGFVVTTRAYDLWKEEGKLPQEVVEEVKDYFTSPYLLEGEFPVVVRSSATVEDSSKASFAGVFESVTGINSFNDLIEGIERVFKSASSKRVRTYMERMGLSGQSRMAAIVQREITPEFAGVLFTRSSTEPEKALVEFVRGSGEELVGGRKSAERVLLPRNPEEVNDELMRELLTVGLEVESLFGRPQDIEWAYDGTLWILQSRDITVLGQNREAGDIKTENWYALKGIPASPGVARGRARFVLDDQPPEEAEMIFGEGEVLVTYVLHAEHYNLFAKAAGIVTKVDSILSHPAIIARELGIPCVVGVDVEAIRDGDEVIVDGNKGAVYVRNPKRVLKGVELWKSSYREDETVRELKEEYLKALEKLSSEELENVIVGAFSLVREHYLMDREKAFNVYYFINWLMEEETPRLLAKRFDVIDIFSRADRGEKPRTNEEERLFEIYRLLKAFINYTDERVRDIPRLLFGV, translated from the coding sequence ATGTTCGTCCGCTCGCTTTCCGCTGGGGGCAGCGTGAATGAAATTGGGAACAAGGCCCACCGTCTTTCGATCCTCGCAAGGTACTTCAACGTCCCCACTGGCTTCGTGGTGACCACGAGGGCTTACGACCTCTGGAAAGAGGAAGGAAAGCTCCCCCAAGAAGTCGTGGAAGAAGTGAAGGACTACTTCACCTCTCCCTACCTCCTCGAAGGAGAGTTTCCAGTAGTCGTGCGCAGTTCCGCGACAGTCGAGGATAGCTCCAAGGCAAGCTTTGCAGGGGTTTTCGAGAGCGTTACGGGGATAAACTCCTTCAACGACTTAATCGAAGGAATAGAGAGGGTCTTTAAGAGCGCCAGTTCGAAGAGAGTTAGGACTTACATGGAGCGGATGGGCCTAAGTGGACAGTCGAGGATGGCGGCGATAGTCCAGAGGGAGATAACACCCGAGTTCGCTGGTGTGCTCTTTACACGCTCGTCCACAGAACCGGAAAAAGCTTTAGTCGAGTTCGTAAGAGGAAGCGGCGAGGAGCTTGTGGGTGGTAGAAAAAGCGCTGAGCGGGTTTTGCTTCCAAGAAACCCGGAAGAGGTTAATGACGAGCTTATGAGGGAGCTTCTCACCGTGGGTCTTGAAGTTGAGTCCCTCTTCGGAAGGCCGCAGGATATAGAGTGGGCCTACGACGGGACGCTCTGGATACTCCAGTCGAGGGACATAACGGTGCTCGGGCAAAACAGAGAAGCAGGAGATATAAAAACCGAGAACTGGTACGCTCTAAAGGGCATCCCGGCGAGCCCTGGAGTGGCGAGAGGTAGGGCGCGGTTTGTGCTGGACGACCAGCCCCCAGAAGAGGCCGAGATGATTTTTGGGGAAGGCGAGGTTCTCGTTACCTACGTTCTCCACGCCGAGCACTACAACCTCTTCGCGAAGGCCGCAGGAATAGTGACGAAGGTGGATAGCATTCTCTCCCACCCGGCGATAATAGCGAGGGAGCTCGGAATTCCCTGCGTGGTCGGGGTTGACGTTGAAGCGATAAGGGACGGCGATGAGGTAATCGTCGACGGAAATAAAGGTGCTGTTTACGTCAGGAACCCAAAGAGGGTGCTAAAGGGTGTTGAACTCTGGAAATCAAGCTACCGCGAGGATGAAACCGTGAGGGAGCTAAAAGAGGAGTACCTGAAGGCCCTGGAAAAACTCTCGTCGGAGGAACTGGAGAACGTCATTGTGGGGGCTTTTTCACTCGTTAGAGAGCATTATCTAATGGACAGAGAAAAGGCCTTCAACGTCTACTACTTCATAAACTGGCTTATGGAGGAGGAAACGCCGAGGCTTTTAGCTAAGCGCTTCGATGTTATAGACATCTTTTCGCGCGCGGATAGGGGAGAAAAGCCAAGAACCAATGAGGAGGAGAGGCTCTTCGAAATCTACCGGCTCCTCAAGGCATTCATAAACTACACGGACGAGAGGGTTAGGGACATTCCAAGGTTGCTGTTCGGAGTCTAA
- the purS gene encoding phosphoribosylformylglycinamidine synthase subunit PurS yields the protein MKWKVKVIVRLKEGLNDPEGRVIGNALKNLGFSVENLRVPKYFEFELESERPEEEVEEMCRKLLANPLIHEWEYSIEPVS from the coding sequence ATGAAGTGGAAGGTTAAGGTCATCGTAAGGCTCAAGGAAGGTCTCAACGACCCAGAGGGAAGGGTCATAGGAAACGCCCTGAAGAACCTCGGGTTCAGCGTGGAGAACCTGCGCGTTCCCAAGTACTTCGAGTTCGAGCTTGAGAGCGAAAGGCCGGAGGAAGAGGTCGAGGAGATGTGCAGGAAGCTACTCGCCAATCCCCTCATCCACGAGTGGGAGTACAGCATAGAGCCGGTGAGCTGA
- a CDS encoding MFS transporter: MEVPSLNSKKDLLTRKNFPYLLINQLISRIAEYLFFIGVVFYIYNQSSTADTSGVFIAKTLALLLLSPVVGVIVDRHGRKKVMVTSTLLKAVFVLSLAAVFNSSISIYLLLYLYFVTFLLDACSLFFGTARSAIIPSIVKTDQLKTANSLLTLADDLIDTLGPTLASLMILAIGRERTPLLAAIIFGISVILLKKLDVVEEPSSDMEDSFLEEVKLGLAFVKTSRPVLTLLLISGGL, translated from the coding sequence ATGGAAGTTCCAAGCCTAAACTCCAAAAAAGACCTCCTTACGCGGAAGAACTTCCCCTATCTGCTTATCAACCAGCTAATCTCAAGAATCGCCGAATACCTCTTCTTCATCGGCGTAGTCTTCTACATTTACAACCAGTCTTCCACAGCGGACACTTCGGGGGTGTTCATTGCAAAAACACTGGCGCTTTTACTACTCTCGCCAGTAGTTGGAGTGATCGTGGACAGACACGGCAGAAAAAAGGTTATGGTAACCTCAACCCTTCTCAAAGCGGTTTTCGTGCTGTCTCTCGCCGCGGTTTTTAACTCCTCCATCAGCATCTATCTTCTCCTGTATCTGTACTTTGTCACCTTCCTGCTCGATGCCTGTTCGCTGTTTTTTGGAACTGCCCGCTCCGCAATAATCCCCTCAATAGTCAAAACTGACCAGCTTAAAACAGCCAATTCGCTGTTGACATTAGCCGATGACCTGATAGATACTCTGGGCCCCACGCTCGCTTCCCTCATGATCCTTGCGATTGGTAGGGAACGCACGCCCCTCTTAGCGGCCATAATCTTTGGGATCTCGGTGATACTCCTAAAGAAGCTTGATGTGGTTGAAGAGCCGTCCTCCGACATGGAGGACAGCTTTCTGGAGGAGGTTAAATTAGGCCTGGCATTCGTTAAAACGTCCAGGCCTGTGCTAACTCTTCTTTTAATCTCCGGGGGCTTATGA
- a CDS encoding formate--phosphoribosylaminoimidazolecarboxamide ligase family protein: MIERKQILEVLEGYEKDKIKVGVIGSHSALDIADGAKAEGFKTIVVAQRGRHRTYAEYFKEKKTRDGLTKGFIDDVIVLEKFGQIIEVQEELRKRNVIFVPNRSFVVYTGIDRVENEFLVPLFGSRNLLRSEERSEEKSYYWLLEKAGLPYPEPVKPEEIDEVGLVIVKLPHAKKRLERGFFTAASYREFREKSERLMKLGVITEEDLAKARIERYIIGPVFNFDFFYSPLDEEIELLGIDWRFETSLDGHVRLPASQQLTLPEWQFEPEYTVTGHASSTLRESLLEKVFDMAEKYVEATKRYYPPGIIGPFTLQTAVDKDLNFYIYDVAPRTGGGTNIHMAMGHPYGNALWRKEMSTGRRVALEIKRAIELDELEKVVT, encoded by the coding sequence ATGATCGAACGGAAGCAAATTCTTGAGGTTCTTGAAGGGTATGAGAAGGATAAGATAAAGGTGGGCGTCATCGGGAGCCACTCGGCCCTTGACATAGCCGATGGCGCCAAGGCCGAAGGTTTTAAGACAATCGTGGTTGCCCAGAGGGGGCGGCACAGGACTTATGCGGAGTACTTTAAGGAGAAGAAGACGAGAGACGGCCTGACTAAGGGCTTCATTGATGATGTAATCGTTCTTGAGAAGTTCGGTCAGATAATCGAGGTTCAGGAAGAGCTGAGGAAGAGGAACGTTATCTTCGTTCCGAACCGCTCCTTTGTTGTCTACACTGGCATTGACAGGGTTGAGAACGAGTTCCTTGTGCCTCTCTTCGGGAGCAGAAACCTTCTGAGAAGCGAGGAGAGGAGCGAGGAGAAGAGTTACTACTGGCTCCTTGAGAAGGCAGGGCTGCCTTACCCAGAACCCGTTAAGCCGGAAGAAATCGACGAGGTAGGCCTCGTCATAGTCAAGCTCCCCCACGCAAAGAAGAGGCTTGAGAGGGGCTTCTTCACGGCCGCTTCCTACAGGGAGTTCAGGGAGAAGTCAGAGCGCTTAATGAAGCTTGGCGTCATCACAGAGGAAGATCTCGCCAAGGCTAGAATAGAGCGCTACATAATCGGCCCGGTCTTCAACTTCGACTTCTTCTACTCGCCGCTCGATGAGGAGATAGAGCTCCTCGGAATAGACTGGCGCTTCGAGACGAGCCTTGACGGCCACGTTAGGCTTCCAGCGAGCCAGCAGCTCACACTTCCAGAGTGGCAGTTCGAGCCCGAATATACCGTCACAGGTCATGCATCCTCAACTCTCCGTGAGTCCCTTCTGGAGAAGGTATTCGACATGGCCGAGAAGTACGTCGAGGCAACAAAGAGATACTATCCACCCGGAATAATCGGGCCGTTCACGCTCCAGACCGCTGTGGACAAGGATCTGAACTTCTACATCTACGATGTGGCACCAAGAACTGGGGGAGGAACTAACATCCACATGGCGATGGGACATCCCTACGGCAACGCCCTCTGGCGGAAGGAGATGAGCACGGGAAGAAGGGTTGCGCTCGAAATCAAGAGGGCAATTGAGCTGGACGAGCTTGAGAAGGTCGTTACGTGA
- the purL gene encoding phosphoribosylformylglycinamidine synthase subunit PurL yields MFPHEEKLIRERLGREPNEVEKAMLEVMWSEHASYKSSRPFLKLLPTENEHVVLGPGEDAGIVKFDDETWIAVGIESHNHPSAVEPYGGAATGVGGIVRDILCMGARPIALLDPIRFGPLEKERNRYLLQGVVKGIADYGNRIGVPTVGGETEFDESLDNYTLVNVACVGIMRPEHFVHSYVEEAGLKLVLVGNRTGRDGIHGVTFASEELSENAEEEDRSAVQIPDPFTEKLLIEATLEAVYTGKVRALKDLGGGGLTCASSEMAGKKGFGAVIYADRVPLREPNMTPTEVMISESQERMLFAVREEDVEEIGKIFEKYGLEWTVVGEIIKEPRYIVYWKGEKVADLPIDLLTEVPTIEWETRPYSLERDVETPKISFSDAFELVWSSPNVLNKRWVWEQYDHEVQGRTVVKPGRDAAVLKINERYGLAFVADGNPNHSHLNPYHGAMGAVAEVVRNLVSVGAEPLALVDNLNFASPERPEVYWSFAETVRGLADAARAFGLAYVSGNVSFYNEVVDRPIKPTPVVAGLGKVELEKIPGFGLEEGLLIGVVGSTKRELGGSELYVRLGLKGGIAPRVNLEEEKANAEGILEAIRRGLLKAVHDVSKGGIAVALAEMAVLGNTGFTADLSKVPAETSNPLEVAFSESHGRYIVVFPEERLEELKALFRHFAVIGRAGGSGAVFLWNGDELLRKPITKLREVHESFPKLLGEEE; encoded by the coding sequence ATGTTCCCCCACGAGGAGAAGCTCATCCGGGAGAGGCTCGGGAGGGAGCCGAACGAAGTGGAAAAGGCCATGCTCGAAGTAATGTGGAGCGAGCACGCCTCGTACAAGTCTAGCAGGCCGTTCCTTAAGCTCCTTCCAACGGAGAACGAGCACGTGGTTCTGGGCCCGGGAGAGGATGCTGGAATAGTGAAGTTCGACGATGAAACCTGGATAGCGGTTGGAATCGAGAGCCACAACCACCCTTCAGCCGTTGAGCCCTACGGCGGTGCCGCCACGGGTGTCGGCGGAATTGTCAGGGATATACTCTGTATGGGCGCCCGTCCGATAGCCCTCCTCGACCCGATACGCTTCGGGCCGCTTGAGAAGGAGCGCAACCGCTACCTCCTCCAGGGCGTCGTGAAGGGCATAGCGGACTACGGCAACAGGATAGGAGTTCCGACGGTTGGCGGCGAGACAGAGTTCGACGAGAGCCTGGATAACTACACGCTCGTGAATGTTGCCTGCGTTGGGATAATGAGGCCGGAGCACTTCGTCCACAGCTACGTTGAGGAAGCCGGGTTAAAGCTCGTCCTCGTCGGTAACAGGACCGGCAGGGACGGAATCCACGGCGTGACCTTCGCAAGCGAGGAACTGAGCGAGAACGCGGAGGAGGAAGACCGCTCGGCGGTCCAAATTCCCGACCCCTTCACCGAGAAGCTTCTAATTGAAGCCACGCTTGAGGCCGTCTACACAGGGAAAGTTAGAGCGCTCAAAGACCTCGGCGGCGGCGGACTTACCTGCGCTTCCTCGGAGATGGCCGGGAAGAAGGGCTTCGGTGCCGTTATCTACGCCGACCGCGTCCCCCTAAGGGAGCCAAACATGACACCGACGGAGGTAATGATATCCGAGAGCCAGGAAAGGATGCTCTTTGCAGTCAGGGAAGAGGACGTTGAAGAAATCGGGAAAATTTTCGAGAAGTACGGCCTCGAATGGACGGTCGTTGGAGAGATTATAAAAGAACCGCGCTACATCGTTTACTGGAAGGGCGAGAAGGTTGCTGACCTCCCAATAGATCTCCTTACGGAAGTTCCAACGATCGAGTGGGAGACGAGGCCCTACAGCCTCGAAAGGGACGTTGAGACACCCAAGATAAGCTTTTCTGACGCCTTCGAGCTCGTCTGGAGCAGTCCGAACGTTCTGAACAAGCGCTGGGTATGGGAGCAGTACGACCACGAGGTTCAGGGCAGGACAGTGGTAAAGCCAGGAAGAGATGCTGCAGTGCTCAAGATAAACGAGCGCTACGGGCTGGCCTTCGTGGCCGACGGTAATCCTAACCACAGCCACCTCAACCCCTACCACGGAGCGATGGGGGCTGTTGCTGAAGTCGTGAGAAACCTCGTCAGTGTGGGTGCCGAGCCCTTAGCCCTGGTGGACAACCTCAACTTCGCCTCCCCAGAGAGACCCGAGGTCTACTGGAGCTTTGCGGAGACAGTCAGGGGACTGGCGGATGCTGCAAGAGCCTTCGGTTTAGCGTACGTGAGCGGAAACGTCAGCTTCTACAACGAGGTCGTTGACAGGCCCATAAAGCCGACTCCAGTCGTTGCTGGCCTCGGAAAGGTGGAGCTTGAGAAAATACCTGGCTTTGGCCTCGAAGAGGGGCTCCTTATAGGCGTCGTTGGGAGCACTAAGAGGGAGCTCGGAGGAAGTGAGCTATACGTGAGGCTCGGTCTGAAAGGCGGAATCGCTCCGCGCGTGAACCTTGAGGAGGAAAAGGCGAACGCCGAGGGAATCCTTGAGGCGATCAGAAGGGGACTCTTGAAGGCCGTCCACGACGTTAGCAAGGGCGGAATAGCGGTGGCCCTGGCGGAGATGGCAGTTTTGGGCAACACGGGCTTCACCGCTGACCTCTCGAAGGTGCCCGCCGAGACTTCTAACCCGCTTGAGGTTGCCTTCAGCGAGAGCCACGGCCGCTACATCGTAGTCTTCCCCGAGGAAAGACTTGAGGAGCTTAAGGCGCTCTTCAGGCACTTCGCAGTAATCGGCAGAGCAGGAGGAAGCGGTGCCGTCTTCCTCTGGAATGGAGATGAGCTCCTGAGGAAGCCGATCACCAAGCTGAGGGAAGTTCACGAGTCCTTTCCGAAGCTCCTGGGTGAGGAGGAATGA
- the purQ gene encoding phosphoribosylformylglycinamidine synthase I — translation MVKFAVVVFPGTNCDFETERAIRKAGAEAERVWYKTSLKDFDGVVLPGGFSYADYLRAGAIAARQEIIEEVKEFARDGKPVLGICNGFQVLTEAGLLPGALRPNKVPRFICRWVHLRVADTETPFTQFYEPGEVIRMPIAHAEGNYYADDPSKVRIAFQYSDEEGNITEEANPNGSLLNIAAIANENGNVLGTMPHPERASDRFLGSEDGLKLFRSMVEWARK, via the coding sequence ATGGTCAAGTTTGCCGTCGTTGTCTTTCCGGGAACGAACTGCGACTTCGAGACTGAGAGAGCTATACGGAAGGCTGGGGCGGAAGCTGAGCGAGTGTGGTACAAGACCTCGCTTAAGGACTTTGACGGCGTCGTCCTTCCCGGGGGCTTCAGCTACGCCGACTACCTAAGGGCAGGGGCTATAGCAGCTCGTCAGGAGATAATTGAGGAAGTGAAGGAGTTCGCCCGAGATGGGAAGCCCGTCCTCGGGATATGTAACGGCTTTCAGGTTCTGACTGAGGCCGGCCTTTTACCCGGGGCGTTGAGGCCGAACAAAGTTCCGAGGTTCATCTGCAGGTGGGTGCACCTCAGGGTCGCCGATACCGAAACCCCATTTACCCAGTTCTACGAACCCGGAGAGGTCATCAGGATGCCGATAGCCCACGCCGAGGGCAACTACTACGCTGACGACCCCTCAAAGGTCAGAATCGCCTTCCAGTACAGCGACGAGGAAGGCAACATCACGGAGGAAGCGAACCCGAACGGCTCGCTCCTCAACATAGCGGCGATAGCAAACGAGAATGGCAACGTCCTCGGAACGATGCCTCACCCAGAGAGGGCGAGCGACCGCTTTTTGGGCAGTGAGGACGGGCTGAAGCTGTTCAGGAGCATGGTGGAGTGGGCGAGGAAGTAA
- a CDS encoding MFS transporter: MIGGGIINVLLVPYSAGLSASAEVGYGVLLTALGAGFFIGSFLMSLLGDRFSDETTFIAGLFMTALAPIMWSQVGYLSLAAAIGVFNGAANSVLNISLQTLFQKTVPSDLLGRVLSFEYFLTSAFSLVSMAGGGVLADKMGVSFVLLTAGIMELAIAVSAFWLVAYFKRDLRV; the protein is encoded by the coding sequence ATGATAGGCGGGGGAATAATAAACGTGCTTTTGGTTCCCTACTCGGCGGGCTTGTCAGCTTCGGCCGAGGTCGGCTACGGCGTCCTGCTCACGGCCCTCGGTGCGGGATTCTTCATAGGAAGTTTTCTGATGAGCCTCCTTGGGGACAGGTTCTCTGATGAGACGACGTTCATCGCTGGCCTCTTTATGACGGCACTCGCCCCAATAATGTGGAGCCAGGTGGGTTATCTGTCCCTGGCGGCAGCGATAGGAGTCTTTAACGGCGCCGCTAACAGCGTTCTCAACATTTCCCTACAGACGCTGTTCCAAAAGACGGTTCCCTCTGATCTTTTAGGGAGGGTCTTGTCCTTTGAGTACTTTCTGACTTCGGCATTCTCCCTTGTTTCAATGGCAGGGGGAGGAGTGCTCGCAGACAAAATGGGGGTCAGTTTCGTGCTCCTCACGGCAGGCATCATGGAATTGGCCATAGCGGTCTCTGCATTCTGGCTTGTAGCCTATTTTAAACGTGATTTAAGAGTTTAG
- the purD gene encoding phosphoribosylamine--glycine ligase has product MRVLLVGAGGRENAIAEVLARDAELYVVAGHKNPGIARLAKDYALAKETDVPRVLDFALKWGVDMAFIGPEAPLEKGIVNVLEENGVPTVGPTREAAMLETNKAFARWLMEEYKIPGRKLFKVFDDVSEMKSWIDDFGRPVVVKPLGLTGGKGVKVVGYQLKDNEEAKAYAEELIKRDGKVLIEERTDGVEFTFQVFTDGKRVVPMPLAQDYPHAYEGDVGPITGGMGSYSCEDHRLPFITKEDYEKALETLKATVEAMRKNGTPYKGILYGQFMLAKDEPKIIEFNARFGDPEAMNVLPILKRSLVEIGEEIVDGNLKGAEFERKATVVKYIAPKGYPTNPVRGIKLHVDEAKIREEGARVYYASLDENFRMLGSRALAVVGIADSLEEAERIASAGIRHVRGEIFYRKDVGTRESIARRIELVRAMRGE; this is encoded by the coding sequence ATGCGCGTTCTGCTCGTGGGTGCAGGTGGGAGAGAAAACGCGATCGCTGAAGTCCTTGCCAGAGATGCTGAGCTTTACGTTGTGGCAGGCCACAAAAACCCCGGAATCGCGAGGCTCGCAAAGGACTACGCCCTCGCGAAGGAAACCGACGTCCCGAGAGTCCTCGACTTTGCCCTCAAGTGGGGAGTAGATATGGCCTTCATCGGTCCGGAGGCGCCCCTTGAGAAGGGCATCGTCAACGTTCTGGAAGAGAACGGGGTTCCAACGGTAGGACCCACAAGGGAAGCGGCCATGCTCGAGACCAACAAGGCCTTCGCGAGGTGGCTGATGGAAGAGTACAAGATTCCCGGAAGGAAGCTCTTCAAGGTCTTCGACGACGTTTCAGAGATGAAATCCTGGATCGACGACTTTGGAAGGCCAGTTGTCGTCAAGCCCCTTGGCCTCACGGGTGGAAAGGGTGTCAAGGTCGTCGGCTACCAGCTGAAGGACAACGAGGAGGCTAAAGCCTACGCCGAGGAGCTGATAAAGAGGGACGGAAAAGTCCTCATCGAGGAGCGCACCGACGGCGTGGAGTTTACCTTCCAGGTCTTCACCGACGGGAAGAGAGTCGTCCCAATGCCCCTCGCACAGGACTACCCCCACGCATACGAGGGCGACGTAGGACCGATAACAGGGGGTATGGGTTCTTACTCCTGCGAAGACCACCGACTACCGTTTATAACTAAAGAAGACTACGAGAAAGCTCTTGAGACACTCAAAGCCACTGTGGAAGCCATGAGGAAGAACGGAACCCCCTACAAGGGCATCCTCTACGGCCAGTTCATGCTCGCCAAGGACGAGCCGAAGATAATAGAGTTCAACGCCCGCTTCGGCGATCCAGAGGCAATGAACGTCCTGCCGATTCTGAAGCGTTCTCTCGTTGAGATCGGCGAGGAAATAGTGGACGGCAACCTGAAGGGAGCAGAATTTGAGCGGAAGGCAACGGTTGTGAAGTACATCGCTCCAAAAGGCTACCCAACCAACCCGGTAAGGGGAATAAAGCTTCACGTGGATGAGGCCAAAATTAGGGAGGAAGGGGCTAGAGTCTACTACGCTTCCCTCGACGAGAACTTCAGGATGCTCGGCTCAAGGGCTTTGGCCGTTGTTGGAATTGCTGACTCGCTGGAGGAGGCCGAGAGAATAGCCTCAGCTGGAATAAGGCACGTAAGGGGGGAAATTTTCTACAGGAAGGACGTGGGGACGAGGGAGAGCATAGCAAGGAGAATAGAGCTTGTTAGGGCTATGAGGGGTGAGTGA
- a CDS encoding formate--phosphoribosylaminoimidazolecarboxamide ligase → MRVATYASHSALQILKGAKDEGFETVAFGPSRVKPLYTKYFPVADHFIEGAYPEEELLEFEAVVVPTGSFVAHLGVELVEKMKVPYYGNKAVLRWESDRSLERKWLEKAKLRLPRIYEDPDDIDGPVIVKPFGAGGGRGYFLASSPEDFWKKAERLGVRSKEDLSRVQIQEYVVGVPVYPHYFYSKLNGELELMSVDRRYESNADAIGRIPAREQIDLGISTDYTVVGNIPIVLRESLLMDVIEAGERVVKAAEELMGGLWGPFCLEGVFTPDMEFVVFEISARIVAGTNPFVHGSPYTWLRYDFPVSTGRRIAMELKQGLEEDRLGELLT, encoded by the coding sequence ATGAGGGTAGCGACCTATGCTTCCCACTCTGCCCTCCAGATTTTGAAAGGGGCAAAAGACGAGGGGTTCGAGACGGTTGCCTTCGGCCCTTCCAGGGTTAAGCCGCTCTACACCAAGTACTTTCCAGTTGCGGATCATTTCATAGAGGGTGCATATCCGGAAGAGGAGCTGCTCGAGTTCGAGGCCGTAGTTGTTCCAACTGGTTCGTTCGTTGCCCACCTCGGCGTAGAACTTGTTGAGAAGATGAAGGTTCCTTACTACGGCAACAAAGCCGTGTTAAGGTGGGAGAGCGACCGCTCCCTCGAAAGGAAGTGGCTGGAGAAAGCTAAGCTGAGGCTCCCGAGGATTTACGAAGACCCAGACGACATAGACGGGCCCGTCATCGTAAAACCATTTGGCGCTGGAGGGGGAAGGGGGTACTTCCTGGCCAGCTCCCCCGAGGACTTCTGGAAAAAGGCCGAGAGGCTAGGTGTTCGTAGTAAAGAAGACCTTTCGAGAGTCCAGATACAGGAGTACGTGGTGGGCGTTCCAGTTTACCCTCACTACTTCTACTCGAAGCTCAACGGCGAGCTTGAGCTGATGAGCGTTGACAGGCGCTATGAGTCCAACGCGGACGCGATAGGGCGAATTCCAGCGAGGGAGCAGATTGATCTTGGAATCAGCACCGACTACACCGTCGTCGGGAACATTCCGATCGTTCTAAGGGAAAGCCTGCTAATGGACGTCATCGAGGCTGGAGAACGAGTGGTGAAAGCTGCGGAGGAGCTCATGGGTGGCCTCTGGGGCCCGTTCTGCCTGGAGGGTGTCTTTACTCCTGACATGGAGTTCGTGGTCTTCGAGATATCCGCGAGAATAGTGGCTGGAACTAACCCCTTCGTGCACGGCTCGCCGTACACCTGGCTCCGATACGACTTCCCCGTCAGCACGGGCAGGAGGATAGCGATGGAGCTGAAGCAGGGCTTGGAAGAGGACAGACTGGGAGAACTCCTCACGTGA